One window from the genome of Candidatus Rokuibacteriota bacterium encodes:
- a CDS encoding FAD-dependent oxidoreductase, whose translation MPGCRARRPHHRRRGRRADGGGRPRVRPPGPRADEREPQARHHLLDGRAGPGGCSPRVLHTAPDPGLRVHPPARERALRAARLLGLPARARVSRRGRALSDSRLFSPIRLGPIELANRLVHAATLTNYAERNLPTERHAQYYGARARGGVGLIVSEAICVHRTAVPTAVAIRGDDPASLPGLRRIAEAVHAHGVPILAQLWHMGRQQLWTPISAPWAPSPVPDPMSATVPHEMSREEIDEVIAHYGATARLAREAGFDGVEIHGAHGYLVTQFLSPWSNRRHDEYGGSLDNRLRFLERVVEAVRGAIGRESVAGLKMNGDELVEGGIDIAEAQRIAARLAGTRALDYLAVSQGNFSKSLDAHCPDMHFPRLAFRTLARGVREAAGGLPVCAMARIATPEDAEEVLRAGDADLVGMSRALIADPELPRKAREGRAAAIRPCIACNVCWGAVAAGKPMLCIYNPSVGAEATIDADRPPQAAAMRRIVVVGGGLAGLEASRVAALRGHRVMLLERGPALGGQALLAARLPGRAEFGEMTRWLVRQVEGLPIEVRLGAETTVKTVRTLAPDAVVLATGARPPALDQGPGPVHVLSSWQAVEQDGKVGARVVVVDRIGEHEGPGVAELVAAQAERVWLVTPLDVVGPYVNYVSRIGVMRRLLERGVAILTGSELVRQGGREVLVRNLYSGQTRRLRRVDALVVAGPNQAETALLAGLRAAVPELHVIGDCYAPRSATSAVHEGHRVGRLL comes from the coding sequence GTGCCTGGCTGCCGTGCTCGACGACCCCACCATCGACGCCGTGGCCGTCGTGCTGACGGCGGTGGGCGACCCCGAGTTCGCCCGCCAGGTCCACGCGCGGATGAGCGCGAGCCCCAAGCCCGTCATCATCTGCTGGACGGCCGGGCAGGCCCTGGCGGGTGCAGCCCTCGAGTACTTCACACAGCACCGGATCCCGGTCTTCGAGTCCACCCCCCGGCTCGTGAGCGCGCTCTGCGCGCTGCGCGCCTACTGGGGCTTCCGGCTCGGGCCCGAGTTTCGCGTCGAGGGCGAGCGCTGAGCGACTCCCGGCTCTTCTCGCCGATCCGCCTCGGCCCGATCGAGCTGGCCAACCGGCTCGTGCATGCCGCGACGCTGACGAACTACGCCGAGCGGAACCTCCCCACCGAGCGCCACGCGCAGTACTACGGGGCGCGCGCGCGGGGCGGCGTCGGGCTCATCGTGAGCGAGGCGATCTGCGTCCACCGCACTGCGGTCCCCACCGCCGTGGCGATCCGCGGGGATGACCCCGCGTCGCTGCCCGGCCTCCGGAGGATCGCCGAGGCAGTCCATGCCCACGGCGTGCCGATCCTGGCCCAGCTCTGGCACATGGGCCGCCAGCAGCTCTGGACACCGATCTCGGCCCCGTGGGCGCCCTCGCCGGTCCCTGACCCGATGTCCGCCACCGTCCCCCACGAGATGAGCCGGGAGGAGATCGACGAGGTCATCGCCCACTACGGGGCCACCGCGCGACTCGCCCGCGAGGCGGGCTTCGATGGGGTGGAGATCCACGGCGCCCATGGCTACCTCGTGACGCAGTTCCTCTCCCCCTGGTCCAACCGACGGCACGACGAGTACGGCGGCTCGCTCGACAACCGCCTGCGCTTCCTCGAGCGCGTGGTGGAAGCAGTGCGGGGCGCGATCGGCCGGGAGAGCGTGGCCGGCCTCAAGATGAACGGCGACGAGCTCGTCGAGGGCGGGATCGATATCGCCGAGGCCCAGCGGATCGCCGCGCGGCTGGCCGGGACGCGGGCGCTGGACTACCTCGCCGTGAGCCAGGGCAACTTCTCGAAGAGCCTGGACGCCCACTGCCCCGACATGCACTTCCCCCGGCTGGCCTTCCGCACCCTGGCGCGGGGTGTCCGCGAAGCGGCCGGAGGGCTGCCGGTCTGCGCCATGGCCCGGATCGCCACGCCCGAGGACGCCGAGGAGGTGCTCCGGGCGGGAGACGCCGATCTCGTCGGCATGAGCCGCGCGCTGATCGCCGACCCCGAGCTGCCGCGCAAGGCCCGGGAGGGCCGGGCCGCCGCGATCCGGCCCTGCATCGCTTGCAACGTCTGCTGGGGCGCGGTTGCAGCGGGCAAGCCCATGCTCTGCATCTACAATCCGTCGGTGGGCGCCGAGGCGACGATTGACGCCGACCGGCCGCCGCAGGCTGCCGCGATGCGGCGCATCGTCGTGGTGGGCGGGGGCCTGGCGGGGCTGGAGGCGAGCCGCGTCGCGGCCCTCCGCGGCCACCGCGTGATGCTCCTCGAGCGTGGTCCCGCGCTCGGCGGCCAGGCGCTCCTCGCCGCGCGGCTGCCCGGGCGCGCCGAGTTCGGTGAGATGACGCGCTGGCTCGTGCGCCAGGTCGAAGGCCTCCCCATCGAGGTCCGGCTCGGCGCCGAGACGACGGTCAAGACGGTTCGCACCCTGGCCCCGGACGCCGTCGTCCTGGCCACCGGGGCGCGCCCGCCCGCGCTCGACCAGGGCCCGGGCCCTGTCCACGTGCTCTCCTCCTGGCAGGCTGTGGAGCAGGACGGCAAGGTGGGCGCGCGCGTCGTCGTCGTCGACCGGATCGGCGAGCACGAAGGGCCAGGCGTGGCCGAGCTCGTGGCGGCGCAGGCCGAGCGCGTCTGGCTGGTGACGCCGCTCGACGTGGTCGGGCCCTATGTCAACTACGTGAGCCGCATCGGCGTCATGAGGCGGCTCCTGGAGCGGGGCGTCGCCATCCTCACGGGGAGCGAGCTGGTCCGGCAGGGCGGCCGGGAGGTCCTGGTCCGCAACCTCTACTCCGGGCAGACCCGGCGGCTCCGACGGGTGGATGCCCTCGTGGTGGCGGGCCCGAATCAGGCCGAGACCGCGCTGCTCGCCGGACTCCGGGCTGCCGTGCCCGAGCTGCACGTGATCGGCGACTGCTACGCGCCCCGCTCGGCGACCTCGGCCGTCCACGAGGGCCACCGCGTGGGGCGCCTCCTCTGA
- a CDS encoding CoA transferase yields MSGPLAGLCVIDCSKYLPGLYASALLADMGAEVTMVAGPTPDRIARMQLPAIMNRNKRSIVIDLKRQDGRRLLLRMLRGADVFLEGFRPGVTTRLGLDYPTLAAERPRLVYCSLTGYGHGGPARDRVGHDVNYLARAGLLALSGPAGGPPVLPVLPMADLGGGMQAVVAILGALWHRERTGEGQFVDVGLFDATVSMLTFHAGNLFAGHPPSRSELLLGGGYACYNVYETRDGRYLAVGALEGQFWRALLEVLDLPDRVEEQFAPPARQRQLIGLLAERFLTRPQAEWMALFDRVEACVEPVLDLGPALADPHVQARGLVVETVTASGKVIRTLGPPWKFGRTPAGLRWPGAPLGADGRVVLERLGLAPAEIEALVGLGVVQLPGGGS; encoded by the coding sequence GTGAGTGGCCCGCTCGCCGGCCTCTGCGTGATCGACTGCTCCAAGTATCTCCCGGGTCTCTACGCCTCCGCCCTCCTGGCCGATATGGGCGCGGAGGTCACCATGGTGGCGGGGCCGACGCCGGACCGGATCGCCCGCATGCAGCTGCCGGCGATCATGAACCGCAACAAGCGCTCCATCGTGATCGACCTCAAGCGGCAGGACGGCCGCCGTCTCCTCCTCCGGATGTTGCGTGGCGCCGACGTCTTCCTCGAGGGCTTCCGGCCGGGCGTCACGACGCGGCTCGGCCTCGACTACCCCACGCTGGCCGCCGAGCGCCCGCGCCTCGTCTACTGCTCCCTCACCGGGTACGGGCACGGCGGGCCCGCCCGCGACCGGGTGGGTCACGACGTCAACTACCTGGCGCGCGCGGGGCTCCTGGCGCTCTCAGGGCCCGCGGGTGGGCCGCCGGTGTTGCCAGTCCTGCCCATGGCAGATCTCGGCGGTGGAATGCAGGCCGTGGTGGCGATCCTCGGCGCCCTCTGGCACAGGGAGCGCACCGGCGAGGGGCAGTTCGTCGACGTCGGCCTCTTCGACGCGACCGTCTCCATGCTCACCTTCCATGCGGGCAACCTCTTCGCCGGACATCCGCCGAGCCGGAGCGAGCTCCTCCTGGGCGGGGGCTACGCCTGCTACAACGTCTACGAGACCAGGGACGGCCGGTACCTCGCCGTCGGAGCCCTCGAGGGGCAGTTCTGGCGCGCCCTCCTCGAGGTCCTCGACCTGCCGGATCGGGTCGAGGAGCAGTTCGCCCCGCCCGCCCGCCAGCGCCAGCTCATCGGTCTCCTCGCGGAGCGCTTCCTCACCCGGCCGCAGGCCGAGTGGATGGCGCTCTTCGACCGGGTCGAGGCCTGCGTCGAGCCCGTGCTCGATCTGGGGCCGGCGCTGGCCGACCCGCACGTCCAGGCCAGGGGGCTCGTGGTGGAGACGGTGACCGCGTCGGGGAAGGTGATCCGCACGCTCGGACCGCCGTGGAAGTTCGGCCGGACCCCTGCCGGGCTGCGCTGGCCCGGCGCGCCCCTGGGCGCCGACGGCCGCGTGGTGCTCGAGCGGCTCGGCCTTGCCCCCGCCGAGATCGAGGCCCTGGTCGGGCTGGGCGTGGTGCAGCTCCCGGGAGGTGGCTCATGA
- a CDS encoding CoA transferase, translating into MTPGALDGLRVVELGEFISAPYAGRLLAGLGADVVKVEPPEGDRARRHGPFLRDEPHPERSGLFLLLNAGKRGVVLDLDAAAGRERLGRLLERADCLIESLEVWRLERWGLTPEQTRRRWPRLVHVSITTFGRSGPCSRFRGQGLQASAAGAASITIGAPGRPPLPLPASQPDYQGGVNGAIGALLALFARRRTGQGQHVDVASADVVAFYGGITSVMYTASGLPWAREGHRAAKSGGYYPYTILPCQDGYICMITRSGHPWKKFVEAMGSPEWSRDPRYQDRARVGREYPDEMDALLAPWLRERRAEEILAVCRRAGIPFSVVRDAAEVAACPQLASRDFFVEIHHPAAGRLRYPGPPWKLSATPWRLLRPAPLLGEHTEEVFAA; encoded by the coding sequence GTGACACCGGGGGCCCTCGATGGCCTCAGGGTCGTCGAGCTGGGAGAGTTCATCTCGGCGCCCTATGCGGGGCGCCTGCTGGCGGGCCTCGGCGCCGACGTGGTGAAGGTCGAGCCGCCCGAGGGCGACCGCGCGCGCCGCCACGGGCCGTTCCTCCGCGACGAGCCCCACCCGGAGCGGAGCGGCCTCTTTCTCCTGCTGAACGCCGGCAAGCGGGGTGTCGTCCTGGACCTCGACGCCGCCGCGGGGCGCGAGCGGCTCGGCCGCCTGCTCGAGCGCGCCGACTGCCTGATCGAGAGCCTGGAGGTCTGGCGCCTCGAGCGCTGGGGCCTCACTCCAGAGCAGACGCGGCGGCGCTGGCCGCGGCTCGTCCATGTCTCCATCACCACCTTCGGCCGCTCGGGTCCCTGCTCGCGCTTCCGCGGGCAGGGGCTGCAGGCCTCCGCGGCCGGGGCGGCCAGCATCACCATCGGCGCGCCAGGCAGGCCGCCACTCCCGCTGCCGGCCTCGCAGCCCGACTACCAGGGCGGCGTCAACGGCGCCATCGGGGCGCTGCTCGCGCTGTTCGCCCGCCGGCGCACGGGGCAGGGCCAGCACGTGGACGTCGCCAGCGCGGACGTCGTGGCCTTCTACGGCGGGATCACCTCGGTGATGTACACCGCCTCCGGCCTGCCCTGGGCCCGCGAAGGGCATCGCGCGGCGAAGTCCGGCGGCTACTATCCCTACACGATCCTCCCCTGCCAGGACGGCTACATCTGCATGATCACGCGCTCGGGGCACCCCTGGAAGAAGTTCGTCGAGGCCATGGGCAGCCCCGAGTGGAGCCGCGATCCGCGCTACCAGGACCGGGCGCGCGTCGGACGCGAGTACCCGGACGAGATGGATGCCCTGCTCGCCCCCTGGCTCCGCGAGCGCCGCGCCGAGGAGATCCTCGCCGTCTGCCGCCGGGCCGGGATCCCGTTCTCGGTGGTCCGTGACGCGGCCGAGGTCGCCGCCTGCCCCCAGCTCGCGAGCCGGGACTTCTTCGTCGAGATCCATCACCCGGCCGCAGGGCGGCTCCGCTACCCCGGCCCTCCGTGGAAGCTCTCGGCGACGCCCTGGCGCCTGCTGCGGCCGGCGCCGCTCCTGGGCGAGCACACCGAGGAGGTCTTCGCCGCGTGA
- a CDS encoding TRAP transporter large permease: AIGTVAIPEMRERGYAPRMIYGTIAAGGALGNLIPPGIATIIYGAIVEQSVAKLFIACVIPGVMVTAIFLLYIWVAVHLRPELVPPGASRPTLAERWGAVVDVFPVVALMVAVLGSLWFGIATPTESAAVGASGAVLLACLYRRFTWAALRESLVNTVRITCMVLFIILGAQILSFAFVRTGINRQVSEGVVALDLSRWTLFAVITILYIILGMLVDGISMMVLTLPVLYPVILNAGFDPIWFGVVLVTLIELGQITPPVGLVLFVIQGISRAAMTDVARGALPFMLLFLVSIVLMAVFPQTATWLPSLMR, encoded by the coding sequence GCCATCGGCACGGTGGCCATCCCGGAGATGCGGGAGCGGGGCTATGCGCCCCGCATGATCTACGGGACCATTGCCGCCGGCGGGGCGCTCGGGAACCTGATCCCCCCCGGCATCGCGACGATCATCTACGGGGCCATCGTGGAGCAGTCGGTGGCCAAGCTCTTCATCGCCTGCGTCATCCCGGGCGTCATGGTGACGGCCATCTTCCTCCTCTACATCTGGGTGGCGGTGCATCTCCGGCCGGAGCTGGTGCCCCCCGGGGCATCCCGCCCGACCCTCGCCGAGCGGTGGGGCGCTGTCGTGGACGTCTTCCCGGTCGTGGCGCTGATGGTCGCCGTCCTGGGCTCGCTGTGGTTCGGCATCGCGACGCCCACGGAGTCGGCGGCCGTGGGGGCCAGCGGCGCGGTGCTCCTCGCCTGTCTCTACCGCCGGTTCACGTGGGCCGCGCTCCGCGAGTCGCTGGTGAACACGGTCCGGATCACCTGCATGGTGCTGTTCATCATCCTCGGCGCCCAGATCCTCTCCTTCGCCTTCGTCAGGACCGGTATCAACCGCCAGGTCAGCGAGGGGGTGGTGGCCCTCGACCTCTCGCGGTGGACGCTCTTCGCCGTGATCACGATCCTCTACATCATCCTCGGGATGCTCGTGGACGGGATCTCGATGATGGTGCTCACCCTGCCGGTGCTCTACCCGGTCATCCTCAACGCCGGGTTCGACCCGATCTGGTTCGGGGTGGTGCTCGTGACGCTCATCGAGCTGGGCCAGATCACGCCCCCCGTGGGACTGGTCCTCTTCGTGATCCAGGGGATCTCCCGCGCGGCGATGACCGACGTCGCGCGCGGCGCCCTCCCGTTCATGCTCCTGTTCCTCGTGAGCATCGTCCTCATGGCCGTCTTCCCCCAGACGGCGACCTGGCTGCCGAGCCTCATGCGCTGA
- a CDS encoding CoA transferase: protein MNGARPLDGIRVIDFGWVAVGPVLASLLADMGAEVIKVESTKRLDYCRLIPAPVLEGERQAEAFASRAEVIDSVPLFHNYNRGKKSVTVDLRHPAAPPLLKRLVATADIVIENFSPRVLREIGLDWDALVAVKPDLVMISCSAAGQTGPWNDLKTFAPSLSSLAGLESLVGYAGERVLGMLAFGYADPSNAHHGALAVLAALWHRECTGQGQYIDMSQLEATVGLAGESLMDYFMNGRVAGPEGSRHRSMAPHANYPCRGEDRWVAISVEDDGAWARLVEAVGGPAWAREERFATLAGRQAHLEELDRRLAEWTRERTAWEATETLQQAGVAAFPVYGIEDEKRDPHFQARGLLARPSHSRIGTMEVYAHPIKLAATPGAVRGTAPALGEHTEEVLGDLLGLSPDEVGRLRSSGVLA, encoded by the coding sequence GTGAACGGAGCCCGCCCGCTCGACGGCATCCGCGTCATCGACTTCGGCTGGGTGGCCGTGGGCCCCGTCCTGGCAAGCCTGCTCGCCGACATGGGGGCGGAGGTCATCAAGGTGGAGTCCACCAAGCGGCTCGACTACTGCCGGCTGATCCCGGCGCCGGTCCTCGAGGGCGAGCGTCAGGCCGAGGCCTTCGCCTCGCGCGCGGAGGTCATCGACTCGGTGCCGCTCTTCCACAACTACAACCGCGGCAAGAAGTCGGTGACGGTGGATCTCAGGCACCCCGCGGCGCCGCCCCTGCTCAAGCGTCTGGTGGCGACGGCCGACATCGTCATCGAGAACTTCTCGCCGCGCGTGCTCCGGGAAATCGGGCTCGACTGGGACGCCCTCGTCGCGGTGAAGCCGGACCTCGTGATGATCTCCTGCTCCGCGGCGGGGCAGACGGGCCCATGGAACGACCTCAAGACCTTCGCCCCCTCGCTGTCGAGCCTGGCGGGGCTCGAGAGCCTGGTCGGCTACGCGGGCGAGCGCGTCCTCGGCATGCTTGCCTTCGGCTACGCGGATCCCTCGAACGCGCACCACGGTGCGCTGGCGGTGCTGGCCGCGCTCTGGCATCGGGAGTGCACCGGCCAGGGGCAGTACATCGACATGTCGCAGCTGGAGGCGACCGTCGGCCTGGCCGGCGAGTCGCTGATGGACTACTTCATGAACGGCCGGGTGGCCGGCCCCGAGGGCAGCCGCCACCGCTCCATGGCGCCGCACGCCAACTACCCCTGTCGTGGCGAGGACCGATGGGTGGCGATCTCCGTCGAGGACGACGGGGCCTGGGCCCGGCTCGTCGAGGCCGTCGGTGGCCCGGCCTGGGCACGCGAGGAGCGCTTCGCGACGCTGGCGGGCCGCCAGGCTCACCTCGAGGAGCTCGACCGCCGGCTGGCCGAGTGGACGCGCGAGCGCACGGCCTGGGAGGCGACGGAGACCCTCCAGCAGGCCGGGGTGGCGGCCTTCCCCGTCTATGGGATCGAGGACGAGAAGCGCGACCCGCACTTCCAGGCTCGGGGCCTCCTCGCCCGGCCGAGCCACTCCCGGATCGGGACCATGGAGGTCTACGCCCACCCCATCAAGCTCGCGGCGACGCCCGGCGCGGTGCGGGGGACGGCCCCCGCGCTGGGGGAGCATACCGAGGAGGTTCTCGGCGACCTGCTCGGGCTCAGCCCCGACGAGGTCGGGCGGCTCCGCTCGAGCGGAGTGCTGGCGTGA
- a CDS encoding MaoC family dehydratase N-terminal domain-containing protein, whose protein sequence is MTTESSPWKFPTITDEALAELRGFLGRPVRRPEPYIEVASRDAIRHWAHGIGDRNPHWAAHRVAPPTILFAMDRIVSGYVGGLPGIHAMYGGTDFRWRLPIREGDRIVGESILLDLVEKQSTFARRAVQQIYRTTFVNQDGAAVCEADSWCFRTERDTARERKKYRPADPHRYSPEEIAPIREAYRNEAIRGAEPRYWEDVAPGDALPELVKGPLTVTSVVAFVQGWGSLYVRAHGLAFDLFDRHPALGISNAFGVPEPPERVHWDDALARAVGVPAAYDYGPERVSWLGHLVTNWMGDAGLLRRLNVQVRRHNLIGDTTWCRGTVRAKAAAEGRGEVTLDLRAVNQRGETIALGEAVVVLPRRGAGA, encoded by the coding sequence ATGACCACCGAGAGCAGCCCCTGGAAGTTCCCGACCATCACCGACGAGGCGCTCGCCGAGCTTCGCGGCTTCCTCGGTCGGCCCGTGAGGCGCCCCGAGCCCTACATCGAAGTCGCCTCCCGCGACGCCATCCGCCACTGGGCGCACGGCATCGGGGACCGTAACCCTCACTGGGCCGCGCACCGGGTGGCGCCGCCCACGATCCTCTTTGCCATGGACCGGATCGTCTCCGGCTACGTGGGCGGCCTGCCGGGCATCCACGCCATGTACGGGGGGACGGACTTTCGCTGGCGGCTGCCGATCCGCGAGGGTGACCGCATCGTCGGCGAGAGCATCCTGCTCGACCTCGTGGAGAAGCAGTCGACCTTCGCGCGCCGGGCCGTCCAGCAGATCTACCGGACGACCTTCGTCAACCAGGACGGTGCGGCGGTCTGCGAGGCCGACTCGTGGTGCTTCCGCACCGAGCGCGACACGGCGCGCGAGCGGAAGAAGTACAGGCCGGCGGACCCGCACCGCTACTCGCCCGAGGAGATCGCGCCGATCCGCGAGGCCTACCGGAACGAGGCGATCCGGGGGGCCGAGCCGCGGTACTGGGAGGACGTGGCGCCGGGCGACGCGCTTCCCGAGCTGGTCAAGGGCCCGCTGACGGTGACCTCCGTGGTCGCCTTCGTCCAGGGGTGGGGGAGCCTCTACGTCCGGGCGCATGGCCTGGCCTTCGATCTCTTCGACCGCCACCCGGCGCTGGGCATCTCCAATGCCTTCGGCGTCCCCGAGCCGCCCGAGCGGGTGCACTGGGATGACGCCCTCGCCCGGGCCGTCGGGGTGCCGGCGGCCTACGACTACGGCCCCGAGCGGGTGTCCTGGCTCGGCCACCTGGTGACCAACTGGATGGGGGACGCCGGCTTGCTCCGGCGGCTCAACGTGCAGGTGCGCCGTCACAACCTGATCGGCGACACCACCTGGTGCCGCGGCACGGTGCGCGCGAAGGCCGCGGCCGAGGGCCGGGGCGAGGTGACGCTCGACCTCCGGGCGGTGAACCAGCGCGGCGAGACGATCGCGCTGGGCGAGGCCGTCGTGGTCCTGCCGCGCCGCGGGGCGGGGGCGTGA
- a CDS encoding IclR family transcriptional regulator → MQNGRSRYRPTASSGKARGLPRASGRRPAEAGGERSRVPAIDGAVRVLRCLATRGEGVGVTEIGRACHLSKSTAHGIVKALEAHGFVVTVEPSKRYVLGAGLVRLAEAARSQRTAVLLARPPLEEVARQTRLGCFLAAPYGATEFLVLEKAESSRAVKVTVSVGERFPLTAGALGKAYLAWLPDAEIRETLRRVPLPRMTPRSIRSTRQYLAELERVRRQGFGANYDEYYAGTHALAAPVFDPSGRIVLLLLTVGFAADLPAARMTTDGRLLRAAADRVTEALGGHPPKLQETGGGAEPASGEKKGP, encoded by the coding sequence ATGCAGAACGGTCGTTCCAGGTACCGACCCACGGCCTCGTCGGGGAAGGCCCGGGGGCTGCCGCGCGCGAGCGGGCGGCGGCCCGCGGAGGCCGGGGGCGAGCGGAGCCGGGTCCCCGCCATCGACGGCGCGGTCCGGGTGCTCCGCTGCCTGGCCACCCGGGGCGAGGGGGTCGGCGTCACCGAGATCGGGCGGGCCTGCCACCTCAGCAAGTCCACCGCGCATGGCATCGTCAAGGCCCTGGAGGCCCACGGGTTCGTCGTCACCGTGGAGCCTTCCAAGCGCTACGTGCTCGGGGCGGGCCTGGTCCGGCTCGCCGAGGCGGCGCGGAGCCAGCGCACGGCCGTCCTCCTCGCGCGCCCGCCCCTCGAGGAGGTCGCGCGCCAGACGCGGCTGGGCTGCTTCCTGGCCGCGCCCTACGGCGCCACCGAGTTCCTCGTCCTCGAGAAGGCCGAGAGCTCCCGGGCCGTCAAGGTGACGGTGTCCGTGGGCGAGCGGTTCCCGCTCACGGCGGGGGCCCTCGGCAAGGCCTATCTCGCCTGGCTGCCGGACGCCGAGATCCGCGAGACCCTGAGGCGGGTGCCCCTGCCGAGGATGACCCCGCGCTCGATCCGGTCCACGCGCCAGTACCTGGCCGAGCTCGAGCGGGTCCGGCGCCAGGGTTTCGGAGCCAACTACGACGAGTACTATGCCGGGACCCACGCTCTGGCCGCACCGGTGTTCGACCCGAGCGGCCGGATCGTGCTCCTCCTGCTGACGGTGGGCTTCGCGGCCGATCTCCCGGCCGCCAGGATGACGACCGACGGTCGCCTGCTTCGGGCGGCGGCCGACCGGGTCACCGAGGCCCTCGGCGGGCATCCCCCGAAACTCCAAGAGACCGGCGGAGGCGCTGAGCCTGCGTCAGGCGAGAAGAAGGGCCCATGA